The following proteins come from a genomic window of Mauremys mutica isolate MM-2020 ecotype Southern chromosome 7, ASM2049712v1, whole genome shotgun sequence:
- the UNC5B gene encoding netrin receptor UNC5B isoform X1 yields the protein MPSARSRAVSAPGVLLLALMLHCNFGRCGAGIEYGDVLPDSFPSAPAETLPHFLLEPQDAYIVKNKPVELICRANPATQIYFKCNGEWVNQNDHLTKESLDEVTGMLVREVQIEVSRQQVEELFGLEDYWCQCVAWSSAGTTKSRRAYVRIAYLRKNFDQEPLGKEVPLEHEVLLQCRPPEGVPTAEVEWLRNEDVIDTTRDTNFLITIDHNLIIKQARLSDTANYTCVAKNIVAKRRSTTATVIVYVNGGWSTWSEWSQCNNRCGRGWQKRTRTCTNPAPLNGGSFCEGQPFQKIACTTMCPVDGAWTEWSKWSACSTECTHWRSRECTAPSPKNGGKDCSGVLLDSKNCTDGLCMQNKRVLTEPKSHLLETTGDVALYAGLVVAIFVFVVILMAIGVVVYRRSCRDFDTDITDSSAALTGGFHPVNFKTSRHDNPQLLHPSMQPDLTANAGIYRGPMYALQDSSDKIPMTNSPLLDPLPNLKIKVYNSSTASSSPRLNDGADLLGAVPTGTYPGDIARDNHFMNIRNKAMGSQHLLALPREHGNSATGTFGCLGGRLTIPDTGVSLLVPHGAIPQGKFYEMYLIINKAENTLLPSEGTQTVLSPMVTCGPTGLLLCRPVILTIPHCADINSSDWIFQLKTQSHQGNWEEVVTLDEETLNTPCYCQLEPKSCHVLLDQLGTYVFVGESYSRSAIKRLQLAIFAPTLCTSLEYSLKVYCLEDTPDALKEVLELEKTLGGYLIEEPKPLLFKDSYHNLRLSIHDIPHSLWKSKLLAKYQEIPFYHIWSGSQRALHCTFTLERYSLASTELTCKICVRQVEGEGQIFQLHATLGENASSFDAFCLYHGSAVTTQLGPYAFKIPLSIRQKICNSLDAPNSRGNDWRLLAQKLSMDRYLNYFATKASPTGVILDLWEAQHQDDGDLNTLASALEEMGKSEMLVVMATEGDC from the exons GAATTGAGTACGGGGATGTGCTTCCAGATTCCTTCCCGTCAGCCCCTGCAGAGACCCTCCCCCATTTCCTACTGGAGCCACAAGATGCGTATATTGTAAAGAACAAACCTGTGGAGCTGATCTGCAGAGCCAACCCAGCCACTCAGATTTACTTCAAGTGCAATGGCGAGTGGGTCAATCAGAATGACCATCTCACTAAGGAGAGCCTGGATGAGGTGACTG GGATGCTGGTGCGTGAGGTCCAGATCGAGGTATCGCGGCAGCAGGTGGAGGAGCTCTTTGGTTTAGAAGATTACTGGTGTCAGTGTGTGGCATGGAGCTCTGCTGGGACCACGAAAAGCCGAAGGGCCTACGTCCGGATAGCAT acctgaggaagaactTTGACCAGGAGCCTCTAGGGAAAGAGGTTCCACTGGAACATGAGGTGTTACTGCAGTGCCGCCCCCCGGAGGGGGTGCCAACAGCAGAG GTGGAGTGGCTGAGGAATGAGGATGTTATTGACACCACCCGAGACACCAACTTCCTGATAACCATAGATCATAACCTCATAATCAAGCAGGCCAGGCTTTCAGACACCGCCAACTATACCTGTGTGGCCAAGAACATTGTGGCCAAGCGCCGGAGCACCACAGCTACTGTCATCGTCTATG TGAATGGTGGCTGGTCCACCTGGTCAGAATGGTCTCAATGCAACAACCGCTGTGGCCGTGGCTGGCAGAAGCGCACCCGGACCTGCACCAACCCAGCACCTCTCAATGGTGGTTCCTTCTGTGAGGGGCAGCCCTTCCAGAAAATCGCCTGTACCACGATGTGCCCAG TAGATGGAGCCTGGACAGAGTGGAGCAAGTGGTCAGCTTGCAGCACGGAGTGCACCCACTGGAGGAGCCGGGAATGCACTGCCCCATCCCCGAAAAATGGAGGCAAGGACTGCAGCGGAGTGTTGCTGGACTCCAAAAACTGCACCGATGGACTGTGCATGCAAA ATAAAAGAGTTCTAACCGAACCCAAAAGTCACT TGTTGGAAACCACGGGGGATGTGGCCCTGTATGCCGGCCTGGTTGTGGCCATCTTTGTTTTCGTCGTCATCCTGATGGCCATCGGAGTGGTTGTGTACCGGCGCAGCTGCCGGGATTTCGACACTGACATCACAGACTCCTCAGCTGCTCTGACTGGAGGCTTTCACCCAGTCAACTTCAAGACCTCCAGGCACG ACAATCCCCAGTTGTTGCACCCTTCCATGCAGCCTGACCTAACAGCCAATGCCGGTATATATCGTGGCCCGATGTACGCCCTGCAGGACTCCTCTGACAAGATCCCAATGACCAACTCCCCCCTGCTTGACCCACTCCCAAACCTAAAGATCAAAGTGTACAACTCCTCCACAgcatcctcctcccccaggctGAATGACGGGGCAgacctgcttggggcagtgccCACGGGCACCTACCCAGGGGACATTGCCAGGGACAATCACTTTATGAACATAAGGAACAAGGCCATGGGCTCTCAGCATCTCCTCGCCCTGCCCCGGGAGCATGGGAACAGTGCCACTGGCACATTTGGCTGCTTGGGAGGAAGGCTCACTATCCCGGATACAG GAGTGAGTCTGCTGGTGCCTCATGGAGCAATCCCACAGGGAAAGTTCTATGAAATGTACCTGATCATCAACAAGGCAGAAAACACACT CTTACCTTCAGAAGGCACGCAGACAGTATTGAGTCCCATGGTGACTTGCGGACCCACTGGGTTGCTCTTGTGTCGTCCAGTCATTCTCACCATCCCCCACTGTGCGGACATCAACTCCTCAGACTGGATTTTCCAGCTGAAAACACAGTCCCACCAAGGAAACTGGGAG GAAGTTGTGACCCTGGATGAGGAGACCCTGAACACTCCCTGCTACTGCCAGCTTGAGCCTAAGTCTTGCCATGTTTTACTAGACCAGCTTGGCACCTATGTTTTTGTGGGAGAGTCCTACTCCAGGTCAGCCATCAAGAGACTCCAGCTGGCTATCTTTGCACCTACCCTCTGCACCTCATTAGAATACAGCCTCAAAGTGTACTGCCTGGAGGACACACCAGACGCACTGAAG GAAGTGCTCGAACTGGAAAAGACTCTGGGTGGCTACCTGATAGAGGAACCCAAGCCACTACTCTTTAAAGACAGTTATCACAACCTACGCCTCTCCATCCATGATATCCCCCACTCGCTGTGGAAGAGCAAGCTGCTGGCTAAATACCAG GAAATCCCCTTTTATCACATCTGGAGtggcagccagagggctctgcactgcaCCTTCACCCTGGAGAGATACAGCCTGGCTTCCACAGAGCTCACCTGCAAGATCTGCGTCcggcaggtggaaggggaagggCAGATATTCCAGCTGCACGCTACACTCGGAGAG AATGCCAGCTCCTTTGATGCCTTCTGCTTGTACCATGGCAGTGCTGTGACTACCCAGCTGGGACCCTATGCCTTCAAGATCCCGCTATCCATCCGGCAGAAAATCTGCAACAGCCTTGATGCCCCCAATTCAAGAGGAAATGACTGGAGACTTCTTGCTCAGAAACTTTCCATGGATCG GTATCTGAACTACTTTGCCACCAAAGCCAGCCCAACAGGGGTGATCCTGGACTTATGGGAAGCCCAGCACCAAGACGATGGTGATCTCAATACCCTGGCTAGTGCCTTGGAAGAGATGGGCAAGAGCGAGATGCTGGTTGTCATGGCAACAGAGGGGGACTGCTGA